From a single Pseudomonas serboccidentalis genomic region:
- a CDS encoding amidohydrolase family protein yields MTEYNRSIVQAPAAPAARTLIRGATVLSMDGDIGNLARGDILIEGSTITAIGENFEAGDAMVIEASGMIAMPGMVDTHRHSWEGQLRRINPNAETLEDYCNATHFSFAKYYRPADMYIGNLLTALGCIDAGITTVVDNSHNSRTGAHSDAAVEALLDAGIRSVHASGAPVSGEWDKAHWPGNLERLQEKYVKNCDNPLLSLAVMAQLEPELWAEARRLGLPIITEFFGGEMAAELEGLHREGLLRPDNIFNHCTALPDAGWKILREAGVRVNVCPRSDAHYGIEDGMFAMQSAKRHGISPGLSVDNETSYSGDMFMEMRVAFYLQRVMGMHQQRCCGAEHHPVTLPAHGLLKAATLDGATCAGLQDKVGTLAPGKQADLILINAQDINLYPSGNAFGTVVHAAERSNVDTVIIGGRIVKRGGKVLGVDSERLRAAIDESREHLFAAAGYQPDIFAETFIPLESAK; encoded by the coding sequence ATGACTGAATATAACCGCAGCATCGTCCAAGCCCCGGCCGCTCCGGCCGCCCGCACCCTTATCCGCGGCGCCACTGTGCTGAGCATGGATGGCGATATCGGCAATCTGGCGCGCGGCGATATCCTTATCGAAGGCAGCACCATCACGGCCATAGGTGAAAACTTTGAGGCCGGCGACGCTATGGTTATCGAGGCATCCGGCATGATTGCCATGCCGGGCATGGTCGATACGCACCGTCACTCCTGGGAAGGGCAACTGCGTCGAATCAATCCGAATGCCGAAACCCTGGAAGACTACTGCAACGCCACGCACTTCTCGTTCGCCAAATACTATCGCCCGGCTGACATGTATATCGGCAACCTGCTGACTGCATTGGGCTGCATCGATGCCGGCATCACCACCGTGGTCGACAACTCGCACAACAGCCGCACCGGCGCGCACTCCGATGCTGCGGTCGAGGCGCTGCTCGATGCTGGTATCCGGTCTGTACACGCCTCCGGTGCGCCAGTTTCCGGTGAGTGGGACAAAGCCCACTGGCCCGGCAACCTGGAGCGCCTGCAGGAAAAATACGTCAAGAACTGCGACAACCCACTGCTCTCGCTGGCGGTGATGGCGCAGCTGGAACCTGAGCTGTGGGCTGAAGCCCGGCGTTTGGGGCTGCCGATCATTACCGAATTTTTCGGCGGGGAGATGGCTGCTGAGTTGGAGGGTTTGCATCGCGAGGGTCTGCTGCGCCCCGATAACATCTTCAACCACTGCACAGCGCTGCCGGACGCCGGCTGGAAAATCCTTCGCGAGGCTGGCGTACGGGTCAACGTATGCCCGCGTTCAGATGCCCACTACGGCATTGAAGATGGAATGTTCGCCATGCAGTCGGCCAAGCGTCACGGCATCAGCCCGGGGCTGAGTGTCGATAACGAAACCTCCTACAGCGGTGACATGTTCATGGAGATGCGGGTGGCGTTCTACCTGCAGCGCGTCATGGGCATGCACCAGCAGCGCTGCTGCGGCGCAGAACATCATCCGGTGACCCTGCCTGCTCATGGCCTGCTCAAAGCCGCCACTCTCGACGGCGCCACCTGTGCCGGATTGCAGGACAAAGTCGGCACCCTGGCCCCCGGCAAACAGGCCGACCTGATCCTTATCAACGCGCAGGACATCAACCTTTACCCGTCAGGCAACGCATTCGGCACCGTTGTACACGCGGCCGAACGCAGCAATGTCGACACGGTCATCATTGGCGGTCGCATCGTCAAGCGCGGCGGCAAGGTGCTGGGCGTGGACAGCGAAAGGCTGCGTGCAGCAATCGACGAATCCCGTGAGCATCTGTTTGCTGCCGCAGGCTACCAGCCGGATATTTTTGCCGAGACATTCATACCGCTTGAGTCAGCCAAGTAA
- a CDS encoding DMT family transporter, with translation MNAAYYLLAIAAGLGITLQTTLNGQLAKGVGGDSVAAALFSFTAGAVCLGIFSLIRGGIVASLAAIPAQPWWSLPGGLLGAGALLSYVVLAPKIGLSALLGLAIAGQIISSLVIDHFGLMGALERPVSLVKLAGAMVMLAGLAIALFGDRWSALFSN, from the coding sequence ATGAACGCAGCTTACTACCTGCTGGCCATCGCCGCGGGGCTTGGCATTACCCTGCAGACCACGCTGAATGGTCAACTCGCTAAAGGTGTGGGTGGAGATTCCGTAGCGGCGGCGCTGTTCTCTTTTACTGCCGGTGCGGTATGCCTGGGCATCTTTTCATTGATACGTGGCGGGATAGTGGCCTCACTGGCGGCTATACCTGCCCAGCCCTGGTGGAGCCTGCCGGGCGGTCTGCTGGGTGCCGGTGCCTTGCTTAGTTATGTGGTGCTTGCGCCAAAAATCGGTCTGTCAGCCCTGCTGGGCCTCGCTATCGCCGGGCAGATTATTTCGTCACTGGTTATCGATCACTTCGGCTTGATGGGGGCATTGGAAAGGCCGGTGTCTCTCGTCAAGTTGGCCGGGGCAATGGTGATGCTCGCAGGCCTGGCCATCGCCCTGTTCGGTGACAGGTGGTCAGCGCTTTTCTCCAACTGA
- a CDS encoding SMP-30/gluconolactonase/LRE family protein, translated as MFKTLTGTTSLLGECPIWCERTERLFWTDIPGCELLALDPVSGEVQRWRVPEPLGSFALTTNADVLLMGLASCLGYYNLSTGRFTKITITPGVPGTPISDGRCDRMGNFVFSTMDAGEPVQTIGRFHRFNAATLKTETLDLPEVAIPNSICFSPGGSTMYYADSLQGCIFCCDYPSLENQSVFTTVKGQGAPDGSCIDAQGFLWNAEWGGSRVVRYATDGRVDSVIDSPCIQTTCPVLAGPGYETLYCTSARI; from the coding sequence ATGTTTAAAACCCTAACCGGCACCACCAGTCTTCTTGGCGAGTGCCCTATCTGGTGTGAAAGAACCGAACGCCTGTTCTGGACCGATATCCCAGGTTGCGAACTGCTTGCTCTGGACCCCGTAAGCGGTGAAGTACAGCGCTGGCGAGTGCCGGAGCCGCTGGGGTCGTTCGCCCTTACGACAAATGCAGACGTATTGCTAATGGGATTGGCCTCCTGCCTGGGTTATTACAACCTGAGTACTGGTCGCTTCACCAAAATTACCATCACGCCTGGAGTACCCGGAACCCCGATCAGTGATGGCCGCTGCGACCGTATGGGCAACTTTGTGTTTAGCACTATGGATGCCGGTGAGCCGGTGCAAACTATAGGGCGATTTCACCGGTTCAATGCCGCGACGCTCAAGACTGAAACGCTGGACCTTCCCGAAGTGGCGATCCCGAACAGCATCTGTTTTAGCCCGGGAGGTTCCACCATGTATTACGCGGACTCCCTGCAAGGATGCATTTTCTGCTGCGATTACCCGTCGCTAGAAAACCAGAGTGTATTCACTACAGTCAAAGGTCAGGGTGCTCCAGACGGTTCTTGTATTGATGCGCAGGGTTTTCTCTGGAATGCGGAATGGGGCGGTAGCAGAGTCGTGCGTTACGCGACTGACGGCAGAGTTGACAGCGTGATCGACTCCCCGTGTATTCAGACCACTTGCCCGGTGTTAGCGGGACCTGGTTATGAAACGCTTTACTGCACCAGCGCACGGATATAG
- a CDS encoding LysR family transcriptional regulator → MDRIQAMQVFVRVAEAGSFIQAAQTLSLPPSTVTSSVKNLEKYLQVRLLNRTTRRVSLTPEGAQYLAQCREILELIEHTEISLTDSVKRPQGRLRVDMPGGIAHFIVMPNLQDFYRRYPDIYLMIGVNDRQVDLVQEGVDCVIRTGELDDSTLVARPLGRFRWVTCASAAYLEENGTPQTPQDLSHHRAIHYFSGRARQAGEMRFARGTEKISVPVNGTAAVNETGLYIKMCLEGFGLVQLAENVVSEHLREGRLVEVLADWQPASVPVHLLYPHQRFLSPAVSAFADWIAGLVRDDDSAGSS, encoded by the coding sequence ATGGACCGTATTCAAGCGATGCAGGTTTTCGTACGTGTGGCTGAAGCAGGAAGCTTTATCCAGGCGGCGCAGACGCTCTCTCTGCCACCCTCGACAGTTACCAGCAGCGTTAAAAATCTTGAGAAGTACTTGCAGGTGCGTCTGCTGAACAGAACAACGCGGCGGGTCAGCCTGACGCCTGAGGGCGCTCAATATCTGGCGCAATGCAGAGAAATATTGGAGCTGATCGAACACACAGAGATCAGCCTGACGGATTCCGTAAAACGGCCACAGGGGCGTTTGCGTGTCGATATGCCGGGTGGCATTGCACACTTCATCGTCATGCCAAACCTGCAAGACTTTTACAGGCGCTACCCGGACATCTACCTGATGATAGGCGTCAACGATCGGCAGGTTGATCTGGTGCAAGAGGGTGTCGATTGCGTCATTCGTACAGGCGAGCTCGATGACTCAACGCTCGTTGCGCGCCCCCTCGGCCGGTTTCGCTGGGTGACCTGTGCATCTGCCGCCTATCTCGAAGAGAACGGTACTCCGCAAACTCCGCAAGATTTGTCTCACCACCGGGCCATACATTACTTCTCGGGCCGCGCAAGGCAAGCAGGTGAAATGCGCTTTGCCCGTGGCACCGAAAAAATCTCAGTCCCGGTGAACGGCACAGCGGCTGTCAACGAGACTGGGCTTTACATCAAAATGTGCCTTGAAGGCTTCGGGCTGGTGCAGCTCGCCGAGAACGTGGTCAGCGAGCATCTGCGAGAAGGGCGGCTGGTCGAAGTGCTTGCTGACTGGCAGCCCGCATCGGTTCCTGTACACCTGCTATACCCGCATCAGCGCTTTCTATCGCCAGCTGTGAGCGCATTCGCTGACTGGATTGCCGGGCTTGTTCGCGACGATGATTCAGCAGGTTCAAGTTGA
- a CDS encoding RHS repeat-associated core domain-containing protein — protein sequence MTTETAVVKREPQVAIVPLNAIDIQDVASGAATFDAWLQSASGGVVTLDRIKNVAGALPVVGNIMALVDALGDIVTLSNAQKRDLLAWASLGINLIGVLPLPPAMAAARMTLRPTLFLVRQEMRASSKLLLSTSVIEVLVGHLNASIIGTLDDFVEQAKGKLPGILADAGKLGEDVVNEIAKGLETVANGKLDAKGDLNAAGAQASAAVDQFKNDPLASFGNIFGAACSAYKAAGKGLANSAADHLLPDEVKKRVATETAKLRAMGPELRTQLSKLDDESVQNSIGWLLLILSSAVTLWRKRNAHGQNAAVHPEKTGQAKRTASEGQLAAHGQQAPAKGAPNPKKGPCECATNFSINFALGSESFSHTDFSLPGPFPIEWTRTYNSRLDAYDQSELGARWISEFTTRFDCVDDGLTFYGADGRDHSYSLPKVGLFHYDAIENITLVRASEDQLLLCHGFERKETYVRRGQRYVLTNISLRNGAGIMLHYEHRHGEQSVLSDLITYQENDTSKVHLHLGTMIDNHGRFIGLWQIVDGEPQRQLCAYQYDAYGDLTQAQDENGAVWSYQFQHHLITRYTDRTGRGMNLQWDGPGAKARAIREWADDGSFDSRLEWDENIRLTYVTDALGNETWHYYDILGYTYRIRYADERSEWFFRDEAKNIVRRVNADGSTDRYSYDERSNLLEHIRADHTVIHYAYDDQDMLIKISDAEGGQWQRAYDDQGNLVEALDPLGNKTEYAYNKSGQPTAIKDANGNEKTLDYNDAGQLVEYVDCSGKTSAWEYNELGQMICFTDAAGNATEYEYKAGQLVLVKHPDKTEERFERDAEGRLLTHVDGLDRCTTWSYSAAGLIAERVDAAEQTLRYRWDRLGRLTALENENEQRAHFHYDPVGRLLEESGFDGRSTHYQYDPLTGRLAQSVNGKRIISLNFDPMGRLTERRATLGDQSQSETFAYDGNGNMVLADNADSRLQWFHDPAGNLLREHQHYLGLEKPTVAIWQHEYDVLNQRVATVRPDGHRVSWLTYGSGHLLGMRLDEHELIGYERDDLHREIARHQGNHLLQTQSWDPAGRLQEQLLGRSDDKSTLLKREYKYDAAGQLTDINDSRRGPLAYRYDPVGRLLSAVTRQGVETFAFDPAGNLLDDKTAEIRRPLDLTPPRSKLVDNLLREYAGTHYDYDERGNQIQRWHNGQRSDMRWDLFDRLVHFEDPRLSVDFAYDALGRRLHKNSRAHYKQRPEAGSLWNRNEHARKQRELGCGFTLYGWDGDNLAWESSLAQGDGEPGRTVHYVFEPGTFIPVAQAVRHAPINLMGQPDYSGEYSFDEDPLWNHKATALPFDALAWYQCDHLGTPQELTDSQGNMAWTAQYKAWGQVTEQRSEWARQHGVTNPIRFQGQYHDHETGLHYNRYRYYDPKIGRFISHDPISYFGGINLYQYASNPVSWIDPLGLNRFKPKTLTTGSVFRGGSGTASSMTPRPNKDDVRKGSNAPGLSADMSVDNMGPGKYVELDVEALCSCGFDVINDKESGHVTIRPSDDPDDSKLKAWANTRGAESNHALTDGVLKSISRKGVK from the coding sequence ATGACCACTGAAACTGCTGTTGTAAAACGTGAACCTCAGGTTGCGATCGTTCCCCTGAATGCCATCGACATTCAGGACGTCGCCAGCGGTGCGGCGACCTTCGATGCCTGGCTGCAATCGGCCAGTGGCGGGGTGGTCACCCTCGACCGGATCAAGAACGTCGCCGGCGCATTACCCGTGGTGGGCAACATCATGGCGCTGGTCGATGCGCTGGGTGACATCGTCACGCTGTCGAACGCACAGAAGCGCGACCTGCTCGCGTGGGCCAGTCTGGGCATCAACCTGATCGGTGTTTTGCCGCTGCCACCGGCGATGGCGGCAGCCCGGATGACCCTGCGTCCGACGCTGTTTCTGGTGCGTCAGGAGATGAGGGCCAGCAGCAAGTTGTTGCTCAGCACCTCCGTGATCGAGGTGCTGGTAGGTCACCTGAACGCCTCGATTATCGGCACGCTGGATGATTTTGTTGAACAGGCCAAAGGCAAGCTGCCGGGCATTCTGGCGGACGCCGGCAAGCTGGGTGAAGACGTTGTCAACGAGATTGCCAAAGGCCTCGAGACGGTGGCCAATGGCAAGCTTGATGCCAAGGGCGACCTAAACGCGGCTGGCGCACAAGCGAGTGCGGCGGTCGATCAATTCAAGAATGATCCCCTTGCATCGTTCGGCAACATCTTCGGCGCCGCGTGCAGCGCTTATAAGGCTGCAGGCAAAGGCTTGGCCAACAGTGCGGCCGATCACCTGCTGCCCGATGAGGTGAAGAAGCGGGTTGCCACGGAAACCGCGAAACTGCGGGCGATGGGTCCGGAGCTGCGCACCCAGTTGAGCAAGCTGGACGATGAGTCCGTTCAGAACTCCATCGGTTGGTTGCTGCTGATTCTTTCCAGCGCCGTGACGTTGTGGCGCAAGCGCAATGCCCATGGCCAGAACGCCGCCGTCCATCCGGAGAAGACCGGACAGGCGAAGCGTACGGCATCTGAGGGGCAGTTGGCCGCCCACGGCCAACAGGCACCGGCGAAAGGCGCGCCCAATCCAAAGAAAGGCCCTTGTGAATGTGCCACGAACTTCAGCATCAATTTCGCCTTGGGTTCGGAAAGCTTCAGCCATACCGATTTCAGCCTGCCCGGCCCCTTCCCGATCGAGTGGACCCGAACTTACAACTCACGCCTCGACGCCTACGATCAGAGCGAACTCGGGGCCCGTTGGATCAGCGAGTTCACCACGCGTTTCGACTGCGTGGACGATGGCCTGACCTTCTACGGCGCCGACGGCCGTGACCACAGCTATTCGCTGCCCAAAGTCGGTCTGTTTCATTACGACGCCATCGAAAATATCACCCTCGTTCGTGCCAGCGAAGATCAGCTATTGCTGTGCCACGGTTTCGAACGCAAGGAAACCTACGTCCGCCGTGGCCAGCGCTATGTACTGACCAACATTTCGCTGCGCAACGGCGCCGGGATCATGCTGCATTACGAGCATCGGCACGGCGAACAATCGGTGCTCTCGGATCTGATCACCTATCAGGAAAACGACACCAGCAAGGTGCACTTGCACCTCGGCACAATGATCGACAATCACGGCCGGTTTATCGGTCTCTGGCAAATCGTTGACGGCGAACCGCAGCGACAGCTCTGCGCCTACCAATACGACGCCTATGGCGATCTGACTCAGGCGCAGGACGAGAACGGCGCAGTCTGGTCGTATCAGTTCCAGCATCACCTGATCACCCGCTACACCGACCGCACCGGGCGCGGCATGAATCTGCAGTGGGACGGCCCTGGCGCCAAGGCCAGAGCCATCCGCGAATGGGCGGACGACGGCAGCTTCGACTCGCGCCTGGAGTGGGACGAAAACATCCGTTTGACCTACGTCACCGACGCCCTCGGCAACGAGACTTGGCACTACTACGACATCCTTGGCTACACCTACCGCATCCGTTACGCGGATGAGCGTTCGGAATGGTTCTTCCGCGACGAAGCCAAGAACATCGTTCGCCGCGTGAATGCCGATGGCAGCACCGATCGCTACAGCTACGATGAACGCAGCAACTTGCTCGAACACATCCGCGCCGATCACACGGTGATACATTACGCCTACGATGATCAGGACATGCTGATCAAGATCAGCGACGCCGAGGGTGGTCAGTGGCAACGCGCCTATGACGACCAAGGCAACCTGGTCGAAGCGCTCGATCCGCTGGGCAACAAAACCGAATACGCCTACAACAAATCCGGTCAGCCCACCGCGATCAAGGACGCCAACGGCAACGAAAAGACGTTGGATTACAACGACGCCGGGCAACTGGTCGAGTACGTCGACTGCTCAGGCAAGACCAGCGCCTGGGAATACAACGAACTGGGGCAGATGATCTGCTTCACCGACGCTGCCGGGAACGCCACCGAATACGAATACAAGGCCGGCCAACTGGTGCTGGTCAAGCACCCGGACAAGACTGAAGAGCGCTTTGAACGCGACGCTGAAGGCCGGCTGCTGACGCATGTCGACGGTCTCGATCGCTGCACCACCTGGAGCTACAGCGCGGCCGGTTTGATCGCCGAACGTGTCGATGCCGCCGAGCAAACCCTGCGCTATCGCTGGGACCGCCTCGGACGGTTAACGGCCCTGGAAAACGAAAACGAACAACGCGCGCACTTCCACTACGACCCGGTTGGTCGACTGCTGGAGGAGAGCGGATTTGACGGCCGTAGTACGCATTATCAGTACGACCCTCTCACCGGTCGCCTCGCCCAATCAGTCAATGGCAAACGCATCATCTCATTGAACTTCGACCCGATGGGCCGTTTGACCGAGCGTCGCGCCACCCTGGGCGACCAATCGCAAAGCGAAACCTTTGCCTACGATGGCAACGGCAACATGGTGCTGGCCGACAACGCCGACAGCCGACTGCAATGGTTCCACGACCCAGCCGGCAATCTGCTGCGCGAACACCAACATTACCTCGGACTGGAAAAGCCCACCGTCGCGATCTGGCAGCACGAGTACGACGTGCTCAATCAACGTGTTGCCACCGTTCGCCCCGACGGCCACCGCGTCAGTTGGCTCACTTACGGCAGCGGCCACCTGCTGGGCATGCGCCTGGACGAGCATGAGCTGATCGGTTACGAACGCGACGACCTGCACCGCGAAATCGCCCGCCATCAAGGCAATCACCTGCTGCAAACTCAAAGCTGGGACCCGGCCGGACGCTTGCAGGAGCAACTGCTGGGGCGCAGCGATGACAAAAGCACTCTGCTCAAGCGCGAATACAAATACGACGCTGCCGGCCAACTGACTGACATCAACGACAGTCGTCGCGGCCCGCTCGCCTATCGTTACGATCCCGTCGGCCGACTGCTCAGCGCCGTGACGCGTCAAGGCGTTGAAACGTTCGCCTTCGACCCGGCCGGTAACCTGCTGGATGACAAGACTGCAGAAATCCGTCGCCCACTGGATCTGACGCCACCGCGCAGCAAACTGGTCGACAACCTGCTGCGCGAATACGCCGGCACCCACTACGACTACGACGAACGCGGTAATCAGATCCAGCGCTGGCACAACGGTCAGCGTAGCGATATGCGTTGGGACCTGTTTGATCGACTGGTGCATTTCGAAGATCCGCGCCTGAGTGTGGATTTCGCTTACGACGCACTGGGACGCCGCCTGCACAAAAACTCCCGCGCGCACTACAAACAGCGGCCGGAAGCCGGTTCCCTCTGGAACAGAAACGAGCACGCCCGCAAACAGCGTGAACTTGGCTGCGGTTTTACGCTTTACGGATGGGACGGCGACAACCTCGCGTGGGAAAGCAGTCTGGCGCAGGGCGATGGCGAGCCGGGTCGCACGGTGCACTACGTCTTCGAACCGGGGACTTTCATACCCGTCGCTCAAGCTGTGCGACACGCGCCGATCAACCTCATGGGCCAGCCGGATTACAGCGGTGAATACAGCTTTGATGAGGATCCACTGTGGAATCACAAAGCCACGGCATTACCGTTTGATGCGTTGGCCTGGTACCAGTGCGATCACCTAGGAACACCGCAGGAACTGACGGACTCACAAGGCAATATGGCGTGGACCGCGCAGTACAAGGCCTGGGGGCAGGTGACGGAGCAGCGTTCAGAATGGGCGCGGCAGCATGGTGTGACGAACCCGATCAGGTTCCAGGGGCAGTATCACGATCATGAGACAGGGCTGCACTACAATCGGTATCGGTACTATGATCCGAAGATCGGTCGGTTTATTTCGCATGACCCGATCAGTTATTTTGGAGGCATAAACCTTTATCAATATGCTTCTAACCCAGTGAGCTGGATTGACCCTCTGGGACTCAATCGCTTCAAACCTAAGACCTTGACGACGGGCAGTGTGTTTAGAGGTGGATCCGGTACGGCGAGCAGCATGACACCGCGTCCGAACAAAGATGATGTTCGTAAAGGAAGTAACGCTCCGGGTTTGTCAGCCGATATGTCAGTGGACAACATGGGGCCTGGAAAATATGTTGAACTTGATGTTGAAGCGCTTTGCTCTTGTGGTTTTGATGTAATTAATGACAAAGAGAGCGGGCATGTGACTATTCGTCCATCTGACGATCCTGATGACTCAAAACTGAAAGCATGGGCAAATACCCGTGGAGCAGAATCCAATCACGCCCTGACTGACGGTGTGTTGAAATCAATAAGCCGCAAAGGGGTGAAGTAA
- a CDS encoding MFS transporter, which yields MSDTKNKWHAIALVAGILLIAVNLRVPFTSIAPVLPLIQNDFGLSASALGLLTSLPLLAFAAFSPLSASVARRFGIERTLFGALLVISAGILLRSAGSAWALYAGTILIGTGIALGNVLLPGLIKRDFSTKMASMTGAYSITMGAAGAVGSAVIIPLTQSWGWPIALSLLVAAPLLALVVWLPQLKKHEHLNLSGLKQAPTVAVWRSPLAWQVTLFMGLNAMPFYVAVGWLPTILMDHGISPVQAGTVHGTLQLTTAIPGLILAATLRRLKDQKLAAATVSLLTASSLIGLIYAPDYAMLWAAFLGFGSGASMMLGLTFIGLRTKNAGDTAALSGMAQCVGYLMAAAGPLLLGQLHDWTGGWTAPLLITAAISVAGAFTGMLAGRNVQLEPAESSSRTSPAIQSANALTAGDRKR from the coding sequence ATGTCAGATACAAAAAACAAGTGGCATGCCATCGCGCTCGTCGCAGGCATTCTGCTTATCGCCGTGAACCTGCGCGTTCCCTTTACCAGCATCGCGCCCGTTTTGCCGCTGATCCAGAATGATTTTGGTTTGAGCGCCTCAGCTCTAGGCCTGCTTACTTCACTGCCATTACTTGCCTTTGCAGCCTTCTCCCCGCTCAGCGCATCGGTCGCCCGCAGGTTCGGCATCGAGCGCACGCTTTTCGGTGCACTGTTGGTCATTTCAGCGGGCATCCTGCTCCGCTCCGCAGGCAGCGCGTGGGCGTTGTACGCCGGTACGATATTGATAGGCACTGGGATCGCCCTGGGCAACGTGCTGCTGCCCGGCCTTATCAAACGCGACTTCTCGACGAAAATGGCGTCCATGACCGGTGCTTATTCCATCACGATGGGCGCAGCGGGCGCTGTCGGTTCAGCCGTAATAATTCCGCTGACCCAATCATGGGGATGGCCGATTGCCCTGAGTTTGTTGGTCGCAGCCCCGTTGTTGGCGCTGGTGGTGTGGCTGCCGCAGTTGAAAAAACACGAACACCTAAATCTGTCCGGTTTGAAACAAGCGCCAACCGTGGCCGTCTGGCGTTCGCCGCTGGCATGGCAGGTCACACTGTTCATGGGGCTGAACGCGATGCCTTTTTATGTCGCCGTCGGCTGGCTGCCGACTATTCTGATGGACCATGGCATATCCCCGGTGCAAGCAGGCACGGTACACGGCACGCTTCAACTGACCACGGCCATTCCCGGCTTGATTCTGGCGGCCACGCTTCGCCGTCTCAAAGACCAGAAACTGGCAGCCGCTACCGTCAGCCTGTTAACCGCCTCATCCCTGATCGGGCTCATTTACGCGCCAGACTACGCCATGTTGTGGGCCGCGTTCCTGGGCTTCGGCTCTGGTGCCAGCATGATGCTCGGCCTGACCTTCATCGGCTTGCGCACAAAAAATGCCGGTGACACGGCGGCACTTTCAGGAATGGCGCAGTGCGTCGGCTACCTGATGGCAGCCGCAGGCCCCTTGCTGCTGGGCCAACTGCACGACTGGACCGGTGGCTGGACAGCACCGCTGCTGATCACAGCCGCAATCTCCGTAGCCGGCGCATTCACTGGCATGCTGGCCGGGCGCAACGTTCAACTTGAACCTGCTGAATCATCGTCGCGAACAAGCCCGGCAATCCAGTCAGCGAATGCGCTCACAGCTGGCGATAGAAAGCGCTGA
- a CDS encoding AraC family transcriptional regulator → MPSSKNVVSSPEDFDSDLFAQAAIALKVAPDLNDSGARPHDHRKGQLILSLHGAVSCEVQNALWLVPPQHAVWIPGGMPHSCRVTENARTCFLFVEPGAAAMPEECCTVALTPLVREMILHLAEQEPAYDSEGKTARLVAVLLEQLSDAPLKELHLPISDHPKIKQIADTLFSDPGDRTTLREWATRLATSERTLARLVESTTGLSFGRWRQQLHLMIALSHLAEGVSVQRVAGILGYDSVNAFITMFKKALGKPPTQYFSSLR, encoded by the coding sequence ATGCCAAGCTCAAAAAATGTCGTTTCCTCGCCGGAAGATTTCGATTCAGACCTTTTCGCCCAGGCAGCGATTGCCCTCAAGGTTGCGCCTGACCTCAATGATTCGGGTGCCCGTCCGCATGATCATCGCAAAGGCCAGCTGATCCTGTCTTTGCATGGCGCAGTGAGCTGTGAGGTGCAAAATGCACTCTGGCTTGTCCCTCCCCAGCACGCCGTATGGATCCCGGGCGGCATGCCGCACAGTTGCCGAGTGACCGAAAACGCCCGGACCTGCTTTCTGTTCGTTGAGCCCGGTGCGGCAGCCATGCCTGAAGAATGCTGCACGGTTGCCCTTACGCCCCTTGTTCGGGAGATGATCCTGCATCTCGCTGAACAGGAACCTGCTTACGATTCCGAGGGCAAGACAGCGCGGCTGGTTGCAGTGCTGCTTGAGCAGCTTTCCGATGCTCCGCTGAAAGAGCTGCATTTGCCGATATCAGACCACCCCAAGATCAAACAAATCGCGGATACGCTTTTCTCCGATCCAGGCGACCGAACCACGTTGCGCGAGTGGGCCACTCGGCTTGCAACCAGTGAACGAACGCTGGCCAGGCTTGTAGAAAGCACGACCGGGCTGAGCTTCGGACGCTGGCGTCAACAATTGCATTTGATGATCGCACTGAGTCATTTGGCGGAGGGGGTATCCGTGCAACGTGTGGCGGGCATCCTGGGATATGACTCTGTTAATGCATTCATCACGATGTTCAAGAAAGCACTGGGTAAACCGCCTACTCAGTATTTTTCCTCTCTGCGCTAG
- a CDS encoding PAAR domain-containing protein — translation MKDVIRLGDSTTHGGKVLEAFSRTDLNGKPIAGVGHKVSCPLCKGIFPIAEGSSTYTVDGVPIALDGMKTACGAALIASGPKGAVIS, via the coding sequence GTGAAAGACGTCATTCGCTTGGGCGACTCCACCACTCACGGTGGTAAGGTCCTTGAAGCGTTCTCCCGGACCGACCTCAACGGCAAGCCGATTGCTGGGGTCGGGCACAAGGTCAGTTGTCCGCTGTGCAAGGGGATTTTCCCGATTGCCGAGGGCAGCAGCACCTACACCGTCGATGGCGTGCCCATCGCGCTCGACGGCATGAAAACCGCCTGTGGCGCTGCGCTGATTGCCAGCGGCCCGAAAGGCGCAGTGATCAGTTGA